The Deinococcus hopiensis KR-140 sequence GATGAGTGGACTGATGGGCACCACCGAGACACGCACCAATACCGGCGTTCCCATTCTCAGCAGCATCCCCGTCATCGGTGCCGCCTTCGGCAAGCAGGTCACCAGCCGCAGGCAGACCCAGCTGCTGGTCATTTTGACGGGCGATGTCCTGAAGTAAGCCCCGCTCGCCACTTCCTCGCGCCGACTGGATCTCCTCCAGCCGGCGCTTTTCTCTCTAGGCCCGTTCCGCGCCGTCTGGGCAGCCCTCCCCTCTCCTGTCCTGCGCGGCGCTACAGTCCATTCATGAGACGGCTTCCGCTTCACTCCGCACTCCCCGGAAAAGCACCGGAGGGTGCTCCATTCCGCGCAACCCGTCTTTCCTGCTCCGCCCTCCGGGTGGAGCCTGACGGCCCGGAGCTGCTATGAGGTATCTGACCGCCGGGGAGTCGCACGGCCCGCAGCTGACGGCCATCATCGAGGGATTGCCGTCGCAATTGCCGCTTGGCAAGGGGGATATCGACCCCTGGCTCCGCAAGCGGCAGGGCGGCTACGGGCGGGGCCGCCGCATGGTCATCGAAACAGACGAGGCCCAGGTGCTCAGCGGTGTCCGCGCAGGCCGCACGACGGGCGCGCCCGTGACCCTCGTGATCGAGAACAAGGACCACCGCAACTGGACCGAAATCATGTCGCCCAGCCCGGGAGGCGAGCCGCGCAAGAAGGCGCTCACCGACGCGCGTCCCGGCCACGCGGACCTGACGGGCGGCGTCAAGTACCGCCACAAGGACCTGCGCGATGTCCTGGAGCGGGCCAGCGCCCGGGAAACGGCGGCACGGGTGGCGGTGGGCTCGGTGGCCCTCAAGCTCCTCTCCGAACTCGGCGTACAGGGAGCGAATTACGTCGCGGGCCTGGGCGAGATCGAGACCCGCGAATCCTTTTCGTGGGAGGCGCTGGACACGATCGAGGATTCGGACCTGCGCACGCCCGACGCGGACGCAGCGGCGCAGATGCGCGAGCGCATCGACCAGGCCAAGAAGAACGGCGACACCCTGGGGGGCATTCTGGAGGTGCGCTTCCGGGGCCTCCCCGTGGGGCTGGGCAGTTTCGTCCACTGGGACCGCAAGCTCGACGGGCGTATCGCACAGG is a genomic window containing:
- the aroC gene encoding chorismate synthase, with the protein product MRYLTAGESHGPQLTAIIEGLPSQLPLGKGDIDPWLRKRQGGYGRGRRMVIETDEAQVLSGVRAGRTTGAPVTLVIENKDHRNWTEIMSPSPGGEPRKKALTDARPGHADLTGGVKYRHKDLRDVLERASARETAARVAVGSVALKLLSELGVQGANYVAGLGEIETRESFSWEALDTIEDSDLRTPDADAAAQMRERIDQAKKNGDTLGGILEVRFRGLPVGLGSFVHWDRKLDGRIAQACLSVQAMKGVEIGRAFENAVRPGSRVHDAVYYREGTYARDTNGAGGLEAGMTNGEELIVRVAMKPIATLMKPLPTVNVVTHEAADAARERSDTTAVPAAGVVLQCVIGWVLADAMLEKFGGDTLSELQERVAAARAYAQDY